In Trichomycterus rosablanca isolate fTriRos1 chromosome 20, fTriRos1.hap1, whole genome shotgun sequence, one DNA window encodes the following:
- the pde9ac gene encoding high affinity cGMP-specific 3',5'-cyclic phosphodiesterase 9A isoform X1 — protein sequence MGSGSSSYAPKTIYLDVEGKVQKVLFSRHCSPCDIKELLCSSSNLPRTTAVMLVDPEGALVSIDPTMPTNSPNSLYKVVPLAGQLGEKEDMFQNVLSQVADQFSRAFKINELKTEVTNRLAMLEKRVELEGLKVVEIEKCKNDLRKLRDEMTSGVGGRVNCPCKYNFSDDGKKLTPRRDVPSYPKYTLSQETIEALKKPTFDVWHWEHNEMLSCLEYMYHDLGLVKEFNMNPITLKRWLLAIQENYRSNPFHNFRHCFCVSQMMYGMIHLANLQEKLTLIDLGILMTAAVCHDLDHPGYNNTYQINARTELAVRYNDISPLENHHCAVAFQILSLPECNIFANVDPEAFKQIRQAIITLILATDMARHGEILDSFKHKVDNFDFTNEEHVTCLKMVLIKCCDISNEVRPTDVAEPWVDCLLEEYFMQSDKEKSEGLPVAPFMDRDKVTKPTAQIGFIKFVLIPMFETVMKLFPQIEEIMVQPLRDSRDHYEELKQIDDAMTEAQKKKTENMSLGGKKK from the exons ATGGGATCGGGCTCCTCGTCCTATGCCCCCAAAACTATCTACCTGGACGTGGAGGGCAaagtgcagaag gTATTGTTCAGTCGTCATTGTAGTCCATGTGAtattaaagagcttctttgTTCCTCCTCCAACCTTCCCAG GACGACAGCTGTAATGCTGGTGGACCCTGAAGGGGCACTGGTTTCCATCGATCCCACCATGCCCACCAACTCTCCCAA TTCCTTATACAAAGTTGTTCCTCTAGCTGGTCAGCTGGGAG AAAAAGAAGACATGTTTCAGAACGTGTTATCACAGGTGGCGGATCAGTTCAGCAG GGCGTTCAAGATCAATGAGCTGAAAACTGAAGTCACCAACAGGCTGGCAATGCTGGAGAAGAGAGTGGAGc TGGAGGGTCTGAAGGTTGTGGAGATTGAGAAGTGTAAGAATGATCTGAGGAAGCTGAGAGATGAGATGACTTCCGGAGTGGGAGGAAG AGTGAACTGTCCATGTAAGTACAACTTCTCAGATGATGGAAAGAAATTAACTCCCAGACGGGACGTACCCAGCTATCCAAAG TACACGCTTTCTCAAGAGACGATCGAGGCTCTGAAGAAACCGACCTTTGATGTCTGGCACTGGGAGCACAATGAA ATGCTCAGTTGTTTGGAGTACATGTACCATGACTTGGGGCTTGTAAAGGAGTTCAACATGAACCCCATTACTCTCAAACGCTGGCTG cttgctATTCAGGAGAATTATCGTAGCAACCCCTTCCATAACTTCCGTCATTGCTTCTGCGTGAGTCAGATGATGTATGGCATGATTCACCTCGCCAACCTTCAG GAAAAGCTCACTCTGATAGATTTGGGCATTTTGATGACTGCTGCAGTATGCCACGATTTGGACCATCCTGGATACAATAACAC gTACCAGATAAATGCCCGCACTGAGCTAGCTGTCCGCTACAACGACATCTCTCCTCTGGAGAACCACCACTGTGCTGTAGCCTTTCAGATTCTGTCTTTGCCGGAGTGCAACATCTTTGCTAATGTGGATCCAGAAGCATTTAAACAGATCCGTCAG GCGATTATTACCCTGATCCTGGCGACAGACATGGCCCGGCATGGCGAGATCCTGGACTCTTTCAAACACAAAGTGGATAACTTCGACTTTACCAATGAGGAGCATGTGACCTGC ctgaaGATGGTCTTGATTAAGTGCTGTGACATTTCTAATGAAGTCAGGCCCACAGATGTTGCCGAGCCGTGGGTGGACTGTCTGCTGGAGGAGTACTTCATGCAG AGTGACAAGGAGAAGTCTGAAGGTCTGCCTGTCGCCCCCTTCATGGATAGAGACAAAGTGACCAAGCCGACCGCTCAGATTGGCTTCATCAAGTTTGTCCTCATCCCGATGTTTGAAACGGTGATGAAG CTCTTCCCACAGATCGAGGAGATAATGGTGCAGCCTCTGAGAGACTCACGGGATCATTATGAAGAACTCAAGCAAATCGATGATGCGATGACTGAG gcacagaagaaaaaaactgaaaatatgTCGTTAGGAGGGAAGAAGAAATAA
- the pde9ac gene encoding high affinity cGMP-specific 3',5'-cyclic phosphodiesterase 9A isoform X2, which translates to MFQNVLSQVADQFSRAFKINELKTEVTNRLAMLEKRVELEGLKVVEIEKCKNDLRKLRDEMTSGVGGRVNCPCKYNFSDDGKKLTPRRDVPSYPKYTLSQETIEALKKPTFDVWHWEHNEMLSCLEYMYHDLGLVKEFNMNPITLKRWLLAIQENYRSNPFHNFRHCFCVSQMMYGMIHLANLQEKLTLIDLGILMTAAVCHDLDHPGYNNTYQINARTELAVRYNDISPLENHHCAVAFQILSLPECNIFANVDPEAFKQIRQAIITLILATDMARHGEILDSFKHKVDNFDFTNEEHVTCLKMVLIKCCDISNEVRPTDVAEPWVDCLLEEYFMQSDKEKSEGLPVAPFMDRDKVTKPTAQIGFIKFVLIPMFETVMKLFPQIEEIMVQPLRDSRDHYEELKQIDDAMTEGPGFLARFQRSSGAPV; encoded by the exons ATGTTTCAGAACGTGTTATCACAGGTGGCGGATCAGTTCAGCAG GGCGTTCAAGATCAATGAGCTGAAAACTGAAGTCACCAACAGGCTGGCAATGCTGGAGAAGAGAGTGGAGc TGGAGGGTCTGAAGGTTGTGGAGATTGAGAAGTGTAAGAATGATCTGAGGAAGCTGAGAGATGAGATGACTTCCGGAGTGGGAGGAAG AGTGAACTGTCCATGTAAGTACAACTTCTCAGATGATGGAAAGAAATTAACTCCCAGACGGGACGTACCCAGCTATCCAAAG TACACGCTTTCTCAAGAGACGATCGAGGCTCTGAAGAAACCGACCTTTGATGTCTGGCACTGGGAGCACAATGAA ATGCTCAGTTGTTTGGAGTACATGTACCATGACTTGGGGCTTGTAAAGGAGTTCAACATGAACCCCATTACTCTCAAACGCTGGCTG cttgctATTCAGGAGAATTATCGTAGCAACCCCTTCCATAACTTCCGTCATTGCTTCTGCGTGAGTCAGATGATGTATGGCATGATTCACCTCGCCAACCTTCAG GAAAAGCTCACTCTGATAGATTTGGGCATTTTGATGACTGCTGCAGTATGCCACGATTTGGACCATCCTGGATACAATAACAC gTACCAGATAAATGCCCGCACTGAGCTAGCTGTCCGCTACAACGACATCTCTCCTCTGGAGAACCACCACTGTGCTGTAGCCTTTCAGATTCTGTCTTTGCCGGAGTGCAACATCTTTGCTAATGTGGATCCAGAAGCATTTAAACAGATCCGTCAG GCGATTATTACCCTGATCCTGGCGACAGACATGGCCCGGCATGGCGAGATCCTGGACTCTTTCAAACACAAAGTGGATAACTTCGACTTTACCAATGAGGAGCATGTGACCTGC ctgaaGATGGTCTTGATTAAGTGCTGTGACATTTCTAATGAAGTCAGGCCCACAGATGTTGCCGAGCCGTGGGTGGACTGTCTGCTGGAGGAGTACTTCATGCAG AGTGACAAGGAGAAGTCTGAAGGTCTGCCTGTCGCCCCCTTCATGGATAGAGACAAAGTGACCAAGCCGACCGCTCAGATTGGCTTCATCAAGTTTGTCCTCATCCCGATGTTTGAAACGGTGATGAAG CTCTTCCCACAGATCGAGGAGATAATGGTGCAGCCTCTGAGAGACTCACGGGATCATTATGAAGAACTCAAGCAAATCGATGATGCGATGACTGAG GGACCTGGCTTTTTGGCCCGCTTCCAGAGAAGCAGTGGAGCTCCAGTCTGA